The Brachyhypopomus gauderio isolate BG-103 chromosome 1, BGAUD_0.2, whole genome shotgun sequence genome includes a window with the following:
- the nckipsd gene encoding NCK-interacting protein with SH3 domain isoform X2 → MYRSLYAFKSTEPNSVHFAAGESFIILERSNKHWWLGSLCSSGETGYIPASYVEKIQAPEHDEVLQSIDRAIEGIHNVAMKNGGRYNLEQREVLQKLIHHRKETLSRRSPIPSTHKQGIPTSTSELSLSHTTQPLNGLSRAYSCQDSEPIADNAENVPGLYQARRAAPITPPPPEKCRESRCPDPEVPVSVTPPDLSHSPDLTVYRAPSASVSSTSSMSSKSGSTRSIISSDVSLPSAGSTPPPVPSRAKAPPPPPSETSSSLPKLQPASKNDPAPQPQLQSITPQPATEDQSEAEFPLATPPVSTSSTSSPTHSISVPMTTGAELIELVRKNTGLSYDMSRVAVGVVVGHLQATIPKAASDLEQVLLSLVESKDMGAALPRGQVCHDEQRLEVIFADLARHRDDAQQRSWALYEDHALIACYLQELLQILTDADPEVCKRMCKANQSEPVLSLVSYYQMEHRVSLRLLLLQVFGAMCGLDAALISTLLNSILPMELARDLQNDVQEHQKMCYTALVLSMIFSMGEQVPYRHYDHLNTDFVQFLLDVIEDGLPSDATEQLPDLCVNLLLAFNLHLTVPENNMVMQTLIKRHNVKILSEKILLLLNRGEDPVCIFKHVPPAPHSVLKFLQDIFASHDSACIFYHTDMMVMIDIAVRQISDLSPGDKLRMEYLSLMHAIMRSTDYMQHQHRLSDLQAALQRILGEEDDPGEDKDSSSARQMDKLIVQQIYKEFPEVSRN, encoded by the exons gCTCCAGAGCATGATGAGGTGTTGCAGTCCATCGACAGAGCCATTGAGGGCATCCACAATGTGGCCATGAAGAATGGAGGAAGATACAACCTGGAGCAAAGAGAAGTGCTGCA AAAGCTGATCCACCACAGGAAAGAGACACTATCTCGCCGTAGTCCAATTCCTTCCACTCACAAACAGGGCATCCCAACCTCCACTAGTGAACTGTCACTAAGTCACACCACCCAGCCCCTCAATGGTCTTAGCCGAGCTTACAGCTGCCAGGACAGCGAGCCGATTGCAGATAACGCGGAGAATGTGCCAGGACTTTATCAG GCCCGTCGAGCAGCTCCcataacccctccccctccagagAAGTGCAGGGAGAGCCGATGCCCAG ATCCTGAGGTGCCGGTCAGTGTGACCCCCCCTGACCTCAGCCATAGCCCTGATCTCACTGTCTATAGAGCTCCATCTGCTTCTGtcagctccacctcctccatgtcCTCAAAATCTGGCTCCACCCGCTCCATCATTTCTTCTGATGTCAGCCTTCCCAGTGCTGGCAGCACCCCGCCTCCTGTGCCAAGCCGTGCCaaggccccaccccctcccccatctgAGACCTCATCTTCTCTCCCTAAACTACAACCAGCATCTAAAAATGATCCAGCCCCTCAACCCCAGCTTCAGTCAATCACGCCACAACCTGCTACTGAGGACCAGTCAGAAGCAGAATTCCCATTGGCCACACCACCTGTTTCTACCAGCTCTACCAGCAGTCCCACCCATTCAATATCTGTCCCCATGACGACAGGGGCAGAGCTGATTGAGCTAGTAAGGAAGAACACTGGCCTTAGTTATGATATGTCACGTGttgctgtgggtgtggttgttggaCACCTACAGGCTACCATTCCTAAAGCAGCCTCTGATCTGGAGCAGGTGCTGCTTTCCCTGGTCGAGAGCAAG GACATGGGTGCAGCGTTGCCACGGGGACAGGTGTGTCATGACGAGCAGCGCTTGGAGGTGATTTTTGCTGATCTAGCCCGTCACCGTGACGATGCTCAACAGCGTAGCTGGGCTCTGTATGAGGACCATGCTCTCATAGCATGTTATCTGCAAGAGCTCCTGCAGATACTG ACTGATGCAGACCCGGAGGTGTGCAAGAGGATGTGTAAGGCCAATCAGTCAGAGCCTGTCCTGTCGCTTGTCTCCTACTACCAGATG GAGCACAGGGTGTCCCTGAGGCTGCTCCTGCTCCAGGTGTTTGGGGCGATGTGCGGTCTTGATGCTGCTCTCATATCCACCCTTCTTAACTCCATCCTACCCATGGAGCTGGCCAGAGACCTGCAGAATGATGTGCAGG AGCATCAGAAGATGTGTTACACAGCACTTGTGTTGTCCATGATCTTCTCTATGGGAGAGCAGGTGCCCTACCGCCATTATG ACCACCTGaacactgactttgtgcagtTCCTCTTGGACGTGATTGAGGATGGTCTTCCTTCTGATGCCACTGAGCAGCTGCCTGACCTGTGTGTCAACCTGCTGTTGGCTTTCAATCTGCACCTTACAG tgccaGAAAATAACATGGTGATGCAGACTTTGATAAAGAGACACAATGTGAAGATTCTCTCAGAGAAGATTCTACTGCTACTCAACAGAGGAg AAGACCCTGTGTGCATCTTTAAACATGTTCCCCCTGCACCTCACTCCGTGCTGAAGTTTCTGCAGGACATTTTTGCCAGTCATGACTCTGCATGTATCTTCTACCACACTGATATGATGGTGATGATCGACATCGCTGTACGACAGATATCAGATCTCTCTCCTGGGGATAAG CTGAGGATGGAGTACCTTTCTCTGATGCACGCTATCATGCGTTCCACTGATTACATGCAGCACCAGCACCGTTTATCTGACTTGCAGGCTGCCCTGCAAAGGATTCTGGGAGAGGAGGATGACCCCGGAGAGGACAAAGACTCCTCCTCGGCTAGACAGATGGACAAACTTATAGTGCAGCAAATTTATAAAGAGTTTCCAGAGGTCAGCAGGAACTAG
- the nckipsd gene encoding NCK-interacting protein with SH3 domain isoform X1, whose amino-acid sequence MYRSLYAFKSTEPNSVHFAAGESFIILERSNKHWWLGSLCSSGETGYIPASYVEKIQAPEHDEVLQSIDRAIEGIHNVAMKNGGRYNLEQREVLQKLIHHRKETLSRRSPIPSTHKQGIPTSTSELSLSHTTQPLNGLSRAYSCQDSEPIADNAENVPGLYQVPPQARRAAPITPPPPEKCRESRCPDPEVPVSVTPPDLSHSPDLTVYRAPSASVSSTSSMSSKSGSTRSIISSDVSLPSAGSTPPPVPSRAKAPPPPPSETSSSLPKLQPASKNDPAPQPQLQSITPQPATEDQSEAEFPLATPPVSTSSTSSPTHSISVPMTTGAELIELVRKNTGLSYDMSRVAVGVVVGHLQATIPKAASDLEQVLLSLVESKDMGAALPRGQVCHDEQRLEVIFADLARHRDDAQQRSWALYEDHALIACYLQELLQILTDADPEVCKRMCKANQSEPVLSLVSYYQMEHRVSLRLLLLQVFGAMCGLDAALISTLLNSILPMELARDLQNDVQEHQKMCYTALVLSMIFSMGEQVPYRHYDHLNTDFVQFLLDVIEDGLPSDATEQLPDLCVNLLLAFNLHLTVPENNMVMQTLIKRHNVKILSEKILLLLNRGEDPVCIFKHVPPAPHSVLKFLQDIFASHDSACIFYHTDMMVMIDIAVRQISDLSPGDKLRMEYLSLMHAIMRSTDYMQHQHRLSDLQAALQRILGEEDDPGEDKDSSSARQMDKLIVQQIYKEFPEVSRN is encoded by the exons gCTCCAGAGCATGATGAGGTGTTGCAGTCCATCGACAGAGCCATTGAGGGCATCCACAATGTGGCCATGAAGAATGGAGGAAGATACAACCTGGAGCAAAGAGAAGTGCTGCA AAAGCTGATCCACCACAGGAAAGAGACACTATCTCGCCGTAGTCCAATTCCTTCCACTCACAAACAGGGCATCCCAACCTCCACTAGTGAACTGTCACTAAGTCACACCACCCAGCCCCTCAATGGTCTTAGCCGAGCTTACAGCTGCCAGGACAGCGAGCCGATTGCAGATAACGCGGAGAATGTGCCAGGACTTTATCAG GTGCCTCCTCAGGCCCGTCGAGCAGCTCCcataacccctccccctccagagAAGTGCAGGGAGAGCCGATGCCCAG ATCCTGAGGTGCCGGTCAGTGTGACCCCCCCTGACCTCAGCCATAGCCCTGATCTCACTGTCTATAGAGCTCCATCTGCTTCTGtcagctccacctcctccatgtcCTCAAAATCTGGCTCCACCCGCTCCATCATTTCTTCTGATGTCAGCCTTCCCAGTGCTGGCAGCACCCCGCCTCCTGTGCCAAGCCGTGCCaaggccccaccccctcccccatctgAGACCTCATCTTCTCTCCCTAAACTACAACCAGCATCTAAAAATGATCCAGCCCCTCAACCCCAGCTTCAGTCAATCACGCCACAACCTGCTACTGAGGACCAGTCAGAAGCAGAATTCCCATTGGCCACACCACCTGTTTCTACCAGCTCTACCAGCAGTCCCACCCATTCAATATCTGTCCCCATGACGACAGGGGCAGAGCTGATTGAGCTAGTAAGGAAGAACACTGGCCTTAGTTATGATATGTCACGTGttgctgtgggtgtggttgttggaCACCTACAGGCTACCATTCCTAAAGCAGCCTCTGATCTGGAGCAGGTGCTGCTTTCCCTGGTCGAGAGCAAG GACATGGGTGCAGCGTTGCCACGGGGACAGGTGTGTCATGACGAGCAGCGCTTGGAGGTGATTTTTGCTGATCTAGCCCGTCACCGTGACGATGCTCAACAGCGTAGCTGGGCTCTGTATGAGGACCATGCTCTCATAGCATGTTATCTGCAAGAGCTCCTGCAGATACTG ACTGATGCAGACCCGGAGGTGTGCAAGAGGATGTGTAAGGCCAATCAGTCAGAGCCTGTCCTGTCGCTTGTCTCCTACTACCAGATG GAGCACAGGGTGTCCCTGAGGCTGCTCCTGCTCCAGGTGTTTGGGGCGATGTGCGGTCTTGATGCTGCTCTCATATCCACCCTTCTTAACTCCATCCTACCCATGGAGCTGGCCAGAGACCTGCAGAATGATGTGCAGG AGCATCAGAAGATGTGTTACACAGCACTTGTGTTGTCCATGATCTTCTCTATGGGAGAGCAGGTGCCCTACCGCCATTATG ACCACCTGaacactgactttgtgcagtTCCTCTTGGACGTGATTGAGGATGGTCTTCCTTCTGATGCCACTGAGCAGCTGCCTGACCTGTGTGTCAACCTGCTGTTGGCTTTCAATCTGCACCTTACAG tgccaGAAAATAACATGGTGATGCAGACTTTGATAAAGAGACACAATGTGAAGATTCTCTCAGAGAAGATTCTACTGCTACTCAACAGAGGAg AAGACCCTGTGTGCATCTTTAAACATGTTCCCCCTGCACCTCACTCCGTGCTGAAGTTTCTGCAGGACATTTTTGCCAGTCATGACTCTGCATGTATCTTCTACCACACTGATATGATGGTGATGATCGACATCGCTGTACGACAGATATCAGATCTCTCTCCTGGGGATAAG CTGAGGATGGAGTACCTTTCTCTGATGCACGCTATCATGCGTTCCACTGATTACATGCAGCACCAGCACCGTTTATCTGACTTGCAGGCTGCCCTGCAAAGGATTCTGGGAGAGGAGGATGACCCCGGAGAGGACAAAGACTCCTCCTCGGCTAGACAGATGGACAAACTTATAGTGCAGCAAATTTATAAAGAGTTTCCAGAGGTCAGCAGGAACTAG